One genomic region from Leguminivora glycinivorella isolate SPB_JAAS2020 chromosome 8, LegGlyc_1.1, whole genome shotgun sequence encodes:
- the LOC125228637 gene encoding uncharacterized protein LOC125228637, giving the protein MTPKRIPYEAVICSVEEAISRNKVPSRDAEVLRQDVAVILRKATLPKSNVTTEERLALKNLRANENILVLKADKGNATVVMDSTDYDDKIRLLLNDTNVYKPVSYDPTARVTRRIRAVIRDYRELFQDDVFDRLHRPRIVQSPKLYGLPKVHKANVPLRPIVSQIASPTYDLAKHVASVLQPLVGKTSSFVKDSRHFVDILKDVKLEPDDIMVSFDVESLFTNVPVKECLEVVRTRLADNEILESVMVLLRNCLEGSYFLYRQKHYLQIDGVAMGSPVAPVLANIWMEHFEANIDLQPWAVKLWKRYVDDVFCIMKGGKQEVEQLLQYLNSIHQKVKFTYELESDRSLPFLDIKVIGRMDGSLAHTVYRKPTHTDRYLNAQSHHHPRHLLSVVNSLKNRAHDLCDPEFLESEMSHIQEVLRKNGYRVDCRQPRRKPAKKHPNVARRPAFMPYVKGVTDKVGTILKKYSIQTVYMPLSRVAGQLRPRIVQSPKLYGLPKVHKANVPLRPIVSQIASPTYDLAKHVASVLQPLVGKTSSFVKDSRHFVDILKDVKLEPDDIMHRSLVFNVHMSGELFTRG; this is encoded by the exons ATGACACCTAAGCGGATTCCATATGAGGCCGTGATCTGTAGTGTTGAAGAGGCAATATCACGTAACAAGGTTCCGTCTAGGGATGCGGAGGTACTTAGACAGGATGTTGCGGTTATTTTGCGGAAGGCGACATTACCCAAGAGTAACGTGACTACGGAAGAACGTTTAGCTCTGAAGAACCTGAGAGCGAATGAGAATATCCTGGTTCTAAAGGCGGATAAAGGGAACGCCACGGTGGTCATGGACTCGACAGATTACGACGACAAAATTCGGCTTTTACTGAATGATACGAATGTGTATAAGCCCGTTTCATATGACCCTACTGCCAGAGTTACGCGCCGGATAAGGGCTGTCATTAGGGACTACAGGGAGTTGTTCCAGGATGATGTCTTTGACCGTTTACACAGGCCTAGAATAGTGCAATCGCCGAAATTGTATGGGCTGCCGAAGGTACACAAAGCTAACGTGCCCTTGCGACCAATCGTAAGTCAAATCGCCTCACCTACTTACGACCTGGCAAAGCATGTAGCATCGGTGTTGCAGCCGCTTGTGGGTAAAACGTCGTCCTTTGTGAAAGATTCTCGTCACTTTGTGGACATTCTGAAGGATGTTAAGCTGGAACCAGATGACATAATGGTGAGTTTTGATGTCGAGTCGCTTTTCACCAATGTTCCAGTTAAGGAATGTCTTGAGGTAGTTAGGACAAGGCTAGCTGACAATGAGATACTGGAGTCGGTCATGGTGTTATTGCGAAACTGTCTAGAAGGGAGCTACTTTTTATATCGACAAAAGCATTATCTCCAGATTGACGGAGTTGCTATGGGCAGCCCGGTGGCGCCGGTTTTAGCAAATATCTGGATGGAGCATTTTGAGGCAAACATAGACCTGCAACCATGGGCAGTGAAGTTATGGAAGCGGTATGTCGATGATGTCTTTTGTATCATGAAGGGTGGCAAGCAAGAAGTTGAGCAATTACTCCAGTATCTCAATTCCATTCATCAGAAGGTGAAATTTACGTATGAATTGGAATCAGATCGAAGTTTGCCTTTTCTGGACATAAAAGTGATAGGTCGGATGGATGGATCCTTGGCGCACACTGTCTACAGGAAGCCTACTCACACAGATAGATACCTCAATGCTCAGTCTCACCACCACCCTCGTCACCTACTGTCCGTCGTTAATTCCCTAAAGAACAGAGCACATGACCTTTGTGACCCTGAATTTTTAGAGAGTGAGATGTCACACATTCAGGAGGTTCTTAGGAAGAATGGGTACAGGGTGGATTGTCGGCAACCAAGACGAAAGCCTGCGAAGAAGCATCCGAATGTTGCAAGACGACCGGCATTTATGCCCTATGTCAAGGGAGTGACAGACAAGGTTGGTACCATACTAAAGAAGTATTCGATACAGACTGTGTACATGCCGTTGTCGAGGGTGGCGGGGCAactaag GCCTAGAATAGTGCAATCGCCGAAATTGTATGGGCTGCCGAAGGTACACAAAGCTAACGTGCCCTTGCGACCAATCGTAAGTCAAATCGCCTCACCTACTTACGACCTGGCAAAGCATGTAGCATCGGTGTTGCAGCCGCTTGTGGGTAAAACGTCGTCCTTTGTGAAAGATTCTCGTCACTTTGTGGACATTCTGAAGGATGTTAAGCTGGAACCAGATGACATAATG